The genomic region TTTCTAGATATCATCCTTGTCACCACCGGTCTGAAAGATATTTTTTCGCACCATCCAGTAATAAAAGACTGCCATCGCCAGTGTAATTAGTAGCATGATGCTATTCATAGCCATTGCATAGGGTCTATGGCGCAAATCAGGATGCATGTACTCAACATAGGCCTGCACAGGCAGAGCCTTTGGCAAAGTCGGTCCCAGCAGAAAAGGTATCTCATATGCTCCAAAGGAAAAAGCAAAAATAATTAGAAATGCTTTCTTTATAGCAGGCATACATAATGGTAGCGTAATGTAGAAGAAAGTCTTTAATCTAGAAGCACCTAGGTTTTCTGCAGCTTCACCCAAGGTAGTATTGATACTGGCCATCAGTGCAAGTACAAAATACGCTACAAAAGGTATCTCTTTCCATAAATAAGCAATTATAATACCTACATTATTTGTACTAAATAATAAGGTAGGAAAGTCTCCCTGTGTATCTAATAGCCCTAGTGCATACATAATTCGAGCAAGCAAGCCGTTTTGAGACAAGATTGTAATAATGAATAATGCCACAATGGTATGGGGAATAAGAATCGGTAGCTTTATAATCTGCAAAACTTTCCCCCTAACATTACCAGTATAGACTAGGACAGCACAAAGCAATACCCCTAGAACTATCGCAAGCACTGATGAAACCAGGGCTATTACAAAACTGACTCGGATAGAGTCTATAAACACTGGTTTTTGAAGGATCTCTTCGTAATACCGTAATGTAAAATCCATCATATCAAAAGCGGGGATATATCCGAAACTTTGTACCAATGCATTACCAATTCCTAAAAGAAAAAGCAACCCCAACAAAATCATAGGTAAGAGCAAAAAATAAGGTGTCTGATTTTTCACAGATGGTTCACTCCTTCAGAAGCATGAAGCAAATTATCAATCCAC from Serpentinicella alkaliphila harbors:
- a CDS encoding ABC transporter permease, with the translated sequence MKNQTPYFLLLPMILLGLLFLLGIGNALVQSFGYIPAFDMMDFTLRYYEEILQKPVFIDSIRVSFVIALVSSVLAIVLGVLLCAVLVYTGNVRGKVLQIIKLPILIPHTIVALFIITILSQNGLLARIMYALGLLDTQGDFPTLLFSTNNVGIIIAYLWKEIPFVAYFVLALMASINTTLGEAAENLGASRLKTFFYITLPLCMPAIKKAFLIIFAFSFGAYEIPFLLGPTLPKALPVQAYVEYMHPDLRHRPYAMAMNSIMLLITLAMAVFYYWMVRKNIFQTGGDKDDI